Proteins encoded in a region of the Stieleria neptunia genome:
- a CDS encoding DUF1579 domain-containing protein, with translation MFAKPQAEHAWLDQLIGDWTFDHDCQMPDGNTSTASGNMTCRSLGGLWLVCESSGDAPDSGPWSSIMTLGFDPVKDQYVGTFVGSMMANLWLYHGILDANQKRLVLETLGPSFDGSGTCNYRDTIEITDGDHWLMTSSLQADDGEWVPFMTGKHTRG, from the coding sequence ATGTTTGCCAAACCACAAGCCGAACACGCCTGGCTGGATCAGCTGATCGGTGACTGGACCTTTGACCACGATTGTCAAATGCCCGATGGAAACACATCAACCGCCTCGGGCAACATGACGTGTCGCTCGCTTGGCGGTCTGTGGCTGGTCTGCGAAAGCAGCGGTGACGCCCCCGACAGCGGGCCGTGGTCGTCGATCATGACACTCGGTTTTGACCCGGTGAAGGACCAATACGTCGGCACGTTTGTCGGTTCCATGATGGCCAACCTTTGGCTGTATCATGGTATTTTGGACGCGAATCAAAAGCGGCTGGTGCTCGAGACGCTCGGCCCAAGCTTTGACGGCAGCGGGACCTGCAACTATCGCGACACGATCGAGATCACGGACGGTGACCATTGGCTGATGACAAGCTCGCTGCAAGCCGACGACGGCGAATGGGTACCTTTCATGAC